A single Lolium perenne isolate Kyuss_39 chromosome 6, Kyuss_2.0, whole genome shotgun sequence DNA region contains:
- the LOC127308702 gene encoding uncharacterized protein isoform X4 translates to MEDEEKRKPLVVGLTRRHVIRSSPSSPAADSPAALDSNRNESEGGDHIAEFRRKKGKKPKAPLKWRSTNSDMNNRNGGETERSDRDRGQDDTILSSLAAAGSSFSGLISSRKTVRTLGKVAEGCDAADPPVPRKLRSAINKRTGRNASSSPRHAKKRRHLSAISAQIFLMDHETRTSETTTSNSFTQEEEVLADTLLALSQNPHVCEATAAEMRTGEDISSVNIASTSCSEGAMKEDKKLIVSPTDDDEAIIRPAPVDQQVEENGSVPQKNPDLNAPHNSIILHFSKDGQIQDLSLGLDTILSSPSTVSSNNSARKQPKLQFNGSLSLANPTKSEAPHWLVKCSKPGFAVHDGTKDDNNSVQEVMPPVRTPLPCTSKAYSTNLSSSTSGALSKPATETSKAIASENNPKLSLSKTGEPTKTWKKSITHVYVSHLIQAHLDKEKASQNLVKPEESSRSCMLTTSSSSTMNKNKAHFDARHPVQQSLGFRDVAAGRQKMVGSNNLNMATSAGFSGAQYVQYLHHPQMIVHRGPTPYPYPHHLPCSRGNIAPTLTVQQQMQQYMCNPGYAPHPGQQAIPSTMKLQQFAPTPQQEQQMWQFHFAQYHQPRPAEGGVPVSWQNSRLQDISSSSQRPMLAPRPPPAMMPPPQVELLCAPYQGGGGGRRPPQLRLI, encoded by the exons ATGGAGGATGAGGAGAAGAGGAAGCCGCTGGTGGTTGGGCTCACGAGAAGGCACGTGATACGGAGCTCACCTTCGTCCCCTGCCGCTGATTCCCCTGCTGCTCTAG ATAGCAACAGAAACGAGAGCGAGGGTGGCGATCACATCGCCGAATTCAGGCGTAAGAAGGGGAAAAAGCCTAAGGCGCCCCTGAAGTGGAGATCAACCAACAGCGACATGAACAACCGCAATGGCGGGGAGACGGAACGTTCCGACAGAGACCGTGGCCAAGATGATACCATCCTCTCCTCGCTGGCTGCAGCTGGTAGTAGCTTCAGCGGTCTGATTAGCAGTAGGAAGACAGTGAGGACCCTCGGAAAG GTGGCTGAGGGCTGTGATGCTGCGGACCCACCGGTTCCTAGGAAATTAAGATCAG CCATAAATAAGCGCACCGGTCgaaatgcttcttcatcaccgcgGCATGCAAAGAAGAGACGCCATCTTTCAGCTATCAGCGCTCAGATTTTTCTCATGGATCACGAAACAAGAACCAGTGAGACCACG ACATCAAACTCCTTCACACAGGAGGAGGAAGTGCTTGCTGATACTTTGCTTGCACTGTCCCAAAACCCCCATGTTTGTGAGGCAACTGCAGCAGAAATGAGAACGGGAGAAGATATCTCAAGCGTAAATATTGCCTCGACATCTTGCTCAGAAG GAGCTATGAAGGAGGATAAGAAATTGATAGTATCGCCAACTGATGATGACGAAGCTATTATTCGGCCTGCCCCCGTAGATCAACAAGTGGAAGAAAATGGCAGTGTTCCACAAAAAAATCCTGATTTAAATGCTCCCCACAACAGCATAATTCTACATTTTTCAAAAGATGGGCAAATACAGGACCTTTCTTTGGGGCTTGACACGATTTTGTCAAGTCCATCTACAGTCTCCTCCAATAACAG TGCCCGGAAGCAGCCGAAACTACAATTTAATGGTAGTCTAAGTCTTGCTAATCCGACAAAGTCTGAGGCTCCTCACTGGCTG GTGAAATGCAGTAAACCTGGTTTTGCGGTACATGATGGGACAAAAGATGATAATAACAGTGTCCAAG AAGTTATGCCTCCGGTCCGGACTCCGCTACCTTGTACGTCGAAAGCATATTCCACAAA TCTCTCTTCAAGCACGTCAGGGGCACTATCAAAACCTGCCACCGAAACTTCTAAAGCTATTGCAAGTGAAAATAATCCAAAG CTTTCCCTTTCTAAAACTGGTGAACCAACAAAGACATGGAAAAAAAGTATTACTCATGTCTATGTGAGTCATCTCATCCAAGCGCATTTAGACAAAGAAAAGGCGTCACAAAACCTAGTAAAACCCGAAGAAAGTTCACGCAGCTGCATGTTGACGACGTCAAGCAGCTCcaccatgaataagaacaaggcgCATTTTGATGCAAGACACCCGGTTCAGCAATCTCTTGGGTTTCGCGATGTGGCTGCTGGTCGGCAGAAAATG GTTGGTAGTAATAATCTCAACATGGCCACTTCAGCGGGATTCTCAGGGGCACAGTATGTTCAGTATCTACATCATCCCCAGATGATCGTCCACCGCGGTCCGACGCCGTATCCGTATCCACATCATCTCCCTTGTAGCAGAGGGAACATAGCGCCTACATTGACAGTTCAGCAG CAGATGCAGCAGTACATGTGCAACCCGGGCTACGCACCCCACCCCGGCCAGCAGGCGATCCCTTCTACCATGAAGCTCCAGCAGTTCGCGCCAACTCCGCAGCAGGAGCAGCAGATGTGGCAGTTCCATTTCGCCCAGTATCACCAACCAAGGCCAGCAGAAGGTGGCGTGCCGGTGTCGTGGCAGAACAGCAGGCTCCAGGACATATCATCCTCCTCCCAGCGACCGATGCTGGCGCCCCGTCCTCCCCCAGCCATGATGCCGCCGCCACAGGTGGAGCTCCTCTGCGCACCATACCAGGGTGGCGGCGGTGGCAGACGACCGCCGCAGCTCAGGCTGATCTAG
- the LOC127308702 gene encoding uncharacterized protein isoform X5: protein MGDSNRNESEGGDHIAEFRRKKGKKPKAPLKWRSTNSDMNNRNGGETERSDRDRGQDDTILSSLAAAGSSFSGLISSRKTVRTLGKVAEGCDAADPPVPRKLRSAINKRTGRNASSSPRHAKKRRHLSAISAQIFLMDHETRTSETTTSNSFTQEEEVLADTLLALSQNPHVCEATAAEMRTGEDISSVNIASTSCSEGAMKEDKKLIVSPTDDDEAIIRPAPVDQQVEENGSVPQKNPDLNAPHNSIILHFSKDGQIQDLSLGLDTILSSPSTVSSNNSARKQPKLQFNGSLSLANPTKSEAPHWLVKCSKPGFAVHDGTKDDNNSVQEVMPPVRTPLPCTSKAYSTNLSSSTSGALSKPATETSKAIASENNPKLSLSKTGEPTKTWKKSITHVYVSHLIQAHLDKEKASQNLVKPEESSRSCMLTTSSSSTMNKNKAHFDARHPVQQSLGFRDVAAGRQKMVGSNNLNMATSAGFSGAQYVQYLHHPQMIVHRGPTPYPYPHHLPCSRGNIAPTLTVQQQMQQYMCNPGYAPHPGQQAIPSTMKLQQFAPTPQQEQQMWQFHFAQYHQPRPAEGGVPVSWQNSRLQDISSSSQRPMLAPRPPPAMMPPPQVELLCAPYQGGGGGRRPPQLRLI, encoded by the exons ATGGGAG ATAGCAACAGAAACGAGAGCGAGGGTGGCGATCACATCGCCGAATTCAGGCGTAAGAAGGGGAAAAAGCCTAAGGCGCCCCTGAAGTGGAGATCAACCAACAGCGACATGAACAACCGCAATGGCGGGGAGACGGAACGTTCCGACAGAGACCGTGGCCAAGATGATACCATCCTCTCCTCGCTGGCTGCAGCTGGTAGTAGCTTCAGCGGTCTGATTAGCAGTAGGAAGACAGTGAGGACCCTCGGAAAG GTGGCTGAGGGCTGTGATGCTGCGGACCCACCGGTTCCTAGGAAATTAAGATCAG CCATAAATAAGCGCACCGGTCgaaatgcttcttcatcaccgcgGCATGCAAAGAAGAGACGCCATCTTTCAGCTATCAGCGCTCAGATTTTTCTCATGGATCACGAAACAAGAACCAGTGAGACCACG ACATCAAACTCCTTCACACAGGAGGAGGAAGTGCTTGCTGATACTTTGCTTGCACTGTCCCAAAACCCCCATGTTTGTGAGGCAACTGCAGCAGAAATGAGAACGGGAGAAGATATCTCAAGCGTAAATATTGCCTCGACATCTTGCTCAGAAG GAGCTATGAAGGAGGATAAGAAATTGATAGTATCGCCAACTGATGATGACGAAGCTATTATTCGGCCTGCCCCCGTAGATCAACAAGTGGAAGAAAATGGCAGTGTTCCACAAAAAAATCCTGATTTAAATGCTCCCCACAACAGCATAATTCTACATTTTTCAAAAGATGGGCAAATACAGGACCTTTCTTTGGGGCTTGACACGATTTTGTCAAGTCCATCTACAGTCTCCTCCAATAACAG TGCCCGGAAGCAGCCGAAACTACAATTTAATGGTAGTCTAAGTCTTGCTAATCCGACAAAGTCTGAGGCTCCTCACTGGCTG GTGAAATGCAGTAAACCTGGTTTTGCGGTACATGATGGGACAAAAGATGATAATAACAGTGTCCAAG AAGTTATGCCTCCGGTCCGGACTCCGCTACCTTGTACGTCGAAAGCATATTCCACAAA TCTCTCTTCAAGCACGTCAGGGGCACTATCAAAACCTGCCACCGAAACTTCTAAAGCTATTGCAAGTGAAAATAATCCAAAG CTTTCCCTTTCTAAAACTGGTGAACCAACAAAGACATGGAAAAAAAGTATTACTCATGTCTATGTGAGTCATCTCATCCAAGCGCATTTAGACAAAGAAAAGGCGTCACAAAACCTAGTAAAACCCGAAGAAAGTTCACGCAGCTGCATGTTGACGACGTCAAGCAGCTCcaccatgaataagaacaaggcgCATTTTGATGCAAGACACCCGGTTCAGCAATCTCTTGGGTTTCGCGATGTGGCTGCTGGTCGGCAGAAAATG GTTGGTAGTAATAATCTCAACATGGCCACTTCAGCGGGATTCTCAGGGGCACAGTATGTTCAGTATCTACATCATCCCCAGATGATCGTCCACCGCGGTCCGACGCCGTATCCGTATCCACATCATCTCCCTTGTAGCAGAGGGAACATAGCGCCTACATTGACAGTTCAGCAG CAGATGCAGCAGTACATGTGCAACCCGGGCTACGCACCCCACCCCGGCCAGCAGGCGATCCCTTCTACCATGAAGCTCCAGCAGTTCGCGCCAACTCCGCAGCAGGAGCAGCAGATGTGGCAGTTCCATTTCGCCCAGTATCACCAACCAAGGCCAGCAGAAGGTGGCGTGCCGGTGTCGTGGCAGAACAGCAGGCTCCAGGACATATCATCCTCCTCCCAGCGACCGATGCTGGCGCCCCGTCCTCCCCCAGCCATGATGCCGCCGCCACAGGTGGAGCTCCTCTGCGCACCATACCAGGGTGGCGGCGGTGGCAGACGACCGCCGCAGCTCAGGCTGATCTAG
- the LOC127308702 gene encoding uncharacterized protein isoform X2, whose product MVEMEDEEKRKPLVVGLTRRHVIRSSPSSPAADSPAALDSNRNESEGGDHIAEFRRKKGKKPKAPLKWRSTNSDMNNRNGGETERSDRDRGQDDTILSSLAAAGSSFSGLISSRKTVRTLGKVAEGCDAADPPVPRKLRSAINKRTGRNASSSPRHAKKRRHLSAISAQIFLMDHETRTSETTTSNSFTQEEEVLADTLLALSQNPHVCEATAAEMRTGEDISSVNIASTSCSEGAMKEDKKLIVSPTDDDEAIIRPAPVDQQVEENGSVPQKNPDLNAPHNSIILHFSKDGQIQDLSLGLDTILSSPSTVSSNNSARKQPKLQFNGSLSLANPTKSEAPHWLVKCSKPGFAVHDGTKDDNNSVQEVMPPVRTPLPCTSKAYSTNLSSSTSGALSKPATETSKAIASENNPKLSLSKTGEPTKTWKKSITHVYVSHLIQAHLDKEKASQNLVKPEESSRSCMLTTSSSSTMNKNKAHFDARHPVQQSLGFRDVAAGRQKMVGSNNLNMATSAGFSGAQYVQYLHHPQMIVHRGPTPYPYPHHLPCSRGNIAPTLTVQQMQQYMCNPGYAPHPGQQAIPSTMKLQQFAPTPQQEQQMWQFHFAQYHQPRPAEGGVPVSWQNSRLQDISSSSQRPMLAPRPPPAMMPPPQVELLCAPYQGGGGGRRPPQLRLI is encoded by the exons ATGGTGGAGATGGAGGATGAGGAGAAGAGGAAGCCGCTGGTGGTTGGGCTCACGAGAAGGCACGTGATACGGAGCTCACCTTCGTCCCCTGCCGCTGATTCCCCTGCTGCTCTAG ATAGCAACAGAAACGAGAGCGAGGGTGGCGATCACATCGCCGAATTCAGGCGTAAGAAGGGGAAAAAGCCTAAGGCGCCCCTGAAGTGGAGATCAACCAACAGCGACATGAACAACCGCAATGGCGGGGAGACGGAACGTTCCGACAGAGACCGTGGCCAAGATGATACCATCCTCTCCTCGCTGGCTGCAGCTGGTAGTAGCTTCAGCGGTCTGATTAGCAGTAGGAAGACAGTGAGGACCCTCGGAAAG GTGGCTGAGGGCTGTGATGCTGCGGACCCACCGGTTCCTAGGAAATTAAGATCAG CCATAAATAAGCGCACCGGTCgaaatgcttcttcatcaccgcgGCATGCAAAGAAGAGACGCCATCTTTCAGCTATCAGCGCTCAGATTTTTCTCATGGATCACGAAACAAGAACCAGTGAGACCACG ACATCAAACTCCTTCACACAGGAGGAGGAAGTGCTTGCTGATACTTTGCTTGCACTGTCCCAAAACCCCCATGTTTGTGAGGCAACTGCAGCAGAAATGAGAACGGGAGAAGATATCTCAAGCGTAAATATTGCCTCGACATCTTGCTCAGAAG GAGCTATGAAGGAGGATAAGAAATTGATAGTATCGCCAACTGATGATGACGAAGCTATTATTCGGCCTGCCCCCGTAGATCAACAAGTGGAAGAAAATGGCAGTGTTCCACAAAAAAATCCTGATTTAAATGCTCCCCACAACAGCATAATTCTACATTTTTCAAAAGATGGGCAAATACAGGACCTTTCTTTGGGGCTTGACACGATTTTGTCAAGTCCATCTACAGTCTCCTCCAATAACAG TGCCCGGAAGCAGCCGAAACTACAATTTAATGGTAGTCTAAGTCTTGCTAATCCGACAAAGTCTGAGGCTCCTCACTGGCTG GTGAAATGCAGTAAACCTGGTTTTGCGGTACATGATGGGACAAAAGATGATAATAACAGTGTCCAAG AAGTTATGCCTCCGGTCCGGACTCCGCTACCTTGTACGTCGAAAGCATATTCCACAAA TCTCTCTTCAAGCACGTCAGGGGCACTATCAAAACCTGCCACCGAAACTTCTAAAGCTATTGCAAGTGAAAATAATCCAAAG CTTTCCCTTTCTAAAACTGGTGAACCAACAAAGACATGGAAAAAAAGTATTACTCATGTCTATGTGAGTCATCTCATCCAAGCGCATTTAGACAAAGAAAAGGCGTCACAAAACCTAGTAAAACCCGAAGAAAGTTCACGCAGCTGCATGTTGACGACGTCAAGCAGCTCcaccatgaataagaacaaggcgCATTTTGATGCAAGACACCCGGTTCAGCAATCTCTTGGGTTTCGCGATGTGGCTGCTGGTCGGCAGAAAATG GTTGGTAGTAATAATCTCAACATGGCCACTTCAGCGGGATTCTCAGGGGCACAGTATGTTCAGTATCTACATCATCCCCAGATGATCGTCCACCGCGGTCCGACGCCGTATCCGTATCCACATCATCTCCCTTGTAGCAGAGGGAACATAGCGCCTACATTGACAGTTCAGCAG ATGCAGCAGTACATGTGCAACCCGGGCTACGCACCCCACCCCGGCCAGCAGGCGATCCCTTCTACCATGAAGCTCCAGCAGTTCGCGCCAACTCCGCAGCAGGAGCAGCAGATGTGGCAGTTCCATTTCGCCCAGTATCACCAACCAAGGCCAGCAGAAGGTGGCGTGCCGGTGTCGTGGCAGAACAGCAGGCTCCAGGACATATCATCCTCCTCCCAGCGACCGATGCTGGCGCCCCGTCCTCCCCCAGCCATGATGCCGCCGCCACAGGTGGAGCTCCTCTGCGCACCATACCAGGGTGGCGGCGGTGGCAGACGACCGCCGCAGCTCAGGCTGATCTAG
- the LOC127308702 gene encoding uncharacterized protein isoform X1, with amino-acid sequence MVEMEDEEKRKPLVVGLTRRHVIRSSPSSPAADSPAALDSNRNESEGGDHIAEFRRKKGKKPKAPLKWRSTNSDMNNRNGGETERSDRDRGQDDTILSSLAAAGSSFSGLISSRKTVRTLGKVAEGCDAADPPVPRKLRSAINKRTGRNASSSPRHAKKRRHLSAISAQIFLMDHETRTSETTTSNSFTQEEEVLADTLLALSQNPHVCEATAAEMRTGEDISSVNIASTSCSEGAMKEDKKLIVSPTDDDEAIIRPAPVDQQVEENGSVPQKNPDLNAPHNSIILHFSKDGQIQDLSLGLDTILSSPSTVSSNNSARKQPKLQFNGSLSLANPTKSEAPHWLVKCSKPGFAVHDGTKDDNNSVQEVMPPVRTPLPCTSKAYSTNLSSSTSGALSKPATETSKAIASENNPKLSLSKTGEPTKTWKKSITHVYVSHLIQAHLDKEKASQNLVKPEESSRSCMLTTSSSSTMNKNKAHFDARHPVQQSLGFRDVAAGRQKMVGSNNLNMATSAGFSGAQYVQYLHHPQMIVHRGPTPYPYPHHLPCSRGNIAPTLTVQQQMQQYMCNPGYAPHPGQQAIPSTMKLQQFAPTPQQEQQMWQFHFAQYHQPRPAEGGVPVSWQNSRLQDISSSSQRPMLAPRPPPAMMPPPQVELLCAPYQGGGGGRRPPQLRLI; translated from the exons ATGGTGGAGATGGAGGATGAGGAGAAGAGGAAGCCGCTGGTGGTTGGGCTCACGAGAAGGCACGTGATACGGAGCTCACCTTCGTCCCCTGCCGCTGATTCCCCTGCTGCTCTAG ATAGCAACAGAAACGAGAGCGAGGGTGGCGATCACATCGCCGAATTCAGGCGTAAGAAGGGGAAAAAGCCTAAGGCGCCCCTGAAGTGGAGATCAACCAACAGCGACATGAACAACCGCAATGGCGGGGAGACGGAACGTTCCGACAGAGACCGTGGCCAAGATGATACCATCCTCTCCTCGCTGGCTGCAGCTGGTAGTAGCTTCAGCGGTCTGATTAGCAGTAGGAAGACAGTGAGGACCCTCGGAAAG GTGGCTGAGGGCTGTGATGCTGCGGACCCACCGGTTCCTAGGAAATTAAGATCAG CCATAAATAAGCGCACCGGTCgaaatgcttcttcatcaccgcgGCATGCAAAGAAGAGACGCCATCTTTCAGCTATCAGCGCTCAGATTTTTCTCATGGATCACGAAACAAGAACCAGTGAGACCACG ACATCAAACTCCTTCACACAGGAGGAGGAAGTGCTTGCTGATACTTTGCTTGCACTGTCCCAAAACCCCCATGTTTGTGAGGCAACTGCAGCAGAAATGAGAACGGGAGAAGATATCTCAAGCGTAAATATTGCCTCGACATCTTGCTCAGAAG GAGCTATGAAGGAGGATAAGAAATTGATAGTATCGCCAACTGATGATGACGAAGCTATTATTCGGCCTGCCCCCGTAGATCAACAAGTGGAAGAAAATGGCAGTGTTCCACAAAAAAATCCTGATTTAAATGCTCCCCACAACAGCATAATTCTACATTTTTCAAAAGATGGGCAAATACAGGACCTTTCTTTGGGGCTTGACACGATTTTGTCAAGTCCATCTACAGTCTCCTCCAATAACAG TGCCCGGAAGCAGCCGAAACTACAATTTAATGGTAGTCTAAGTCTTGCTAATCCGACAAAGTCTGAGGCTCCTCACTGGCTG GTGAAATGCAGTAAACCTGGTTTTGCGGTACATGATGGGACAAAAGATGATAATAACAGTGTCCAAG AAGTTATGCCTCCGGTCCGGACTCCGCTACCTTGTACGTCGAAAGCATATTCCACAAA TCTCTCTTCAAGCACGTCAGGGGCACTATCAAAACCTGCCACCGAAACTTCTAAAGCTATTGCAAGTGAAAATAATCCAAAG CTTTCCCTTTCTAAAACTGGTGAACCAACAAAGACATGGAAAAAAAGTATTACTCATGTCTATGTGAGTCATCTCATCCAAGCGCATTTAGACAAAGAAAAGGCGTCACAAAACCTAGTAAAACCCGAAGAAAGTTCACGCAGCTGCATGTTGACGACGTCAAGCAGCTCcaccatgaataagaacaaggcgCATTTTGATGCAAGACACCCGGTTCAGCAATCTCTTGGGTTTCGCGATGTGGCTGCTGGTCGGCAGAAAATG GTTGGTAGTAATAATCTCAACATGGCCACTTCAGCGGGATTCTCAGGGGCACAGTATGTTCAGTATCTACATCATCCCCAGATGATCGTCCACCGCGGTCCGACGCCGTATCCGTATCCACATCATCTCCCTTGTAGCAGAGGGAACATAGCGCCTACATTGACAGTTCAGCAG CAGATGCAGCAGTACATGTGCAACCCGGGCTACGCACCCCACCCCGGCCAGCAGGCGATCCCTTCTACCATGAAGCTCCAGCAGTTCGCGCCAACTCCGCAGCAGGAGCAGCAGATGTGGCAGTTCCATTTCGCCCAGTATCACCAACCAAGGCCAGCAGAAGGTGGCGTGCCGGTGTCGTGGCAGAACAGCAGGCTCCAGGACATATCATCCTCCTCCCAGCGACCGATGCTGGCGCCCCGTCCTCCCCCAGCCATGATGCCGCCGCCACAGGTGGAGCTCCTCTGCGCACCATACCAGGGTGGCGGCGGTGGCAGACGACCGCCGCAGCTCAGGCTGATCTAG
- the LOC127308702 gene encoding uncharacterized protein isoform X3, whose protein sequence is MVEMEDEEKRKPLVVGLTRRHVIRSSPSSPAADSPAALDSNRNESEGGDHIAEFRRKKGKKPKAPLKWRSTNSDMNNRNGGETERSDRDRGQDDTILSSLAAAGSSFSGLISSRKTVRTLGKVAEGCDAADPPVPRKLRSAINKRTGRNASSSPRHAKKRRHLSAISAQIFLMDHETRTSETTTSNSFTQEEEVLADTLLALSQNPHVCEATAAEMRTGEDISSVNIASTSCSEGAMKEDKKLIVSPTDDDEAIIRPAPVDQQVEENGSVPQKNPDLNAPHNSIILHFSKDGQIQDLSLGLDTILSSPSTVSSNNSARKQPKLQFNGSLSLANPTKSEAPHWLVKCSKPGFAVHDGTKDDNNSVQVMPPVRTPLPCTSKAYSTNLSSSTSGALSKPATETSKAIASENNPKLSLSKTGEPTKTWKKSITHVYVSHLIQAHLDKEKASQNLVKPEESSRSCMLTTSSSSTMNKNKAHFDARHPVQQSLGFRDVAAGRQKMVGSNNLNMATSAGFSGAQYVQYLHHPQMIVHRGPTPYPYPHHLPCSRGNIAPTLTVQQQMQQYMCNPGYAPHPGQQAIPSTMKLQQFAPTPQQEQQMWQFHFAQYHQPRPAEGGVPVSWQNSRLQDISSSSQRPMLAPRPPPAMMPPPQVELLCAPYQGGGGGRRPPQLRLI, encoded by the exons ATGGTGGAGATGGAGGATGAGGAGAAGAGGAAGCCGCTGGTGGTTGGGCTCACGAGAAGGCACGTGATACGGAGCTCACCTTCGTCCCCTGCCGCTGATTCCCCTGCTGCTCTAG ATAGCAACAGAAACGAGAGCGAGGGTGGCGATCACATCGCCGAATTCAGGCGTAAGAAGGGGAAAAAGCCTAAGGCGCCCCTGAAGTGGAGATCAACCAACAGCGACATGAACAACCGCAATGGCGGGGAGACGGAACGTTCCGACAGAGACCGTGGCCAAGATGATACCATCCTCTCCTCGCTGGCTGCAGCTGGTAGTAGCTTCAGCGGTCTGATTAGCAGTAGGAAGACAGTGAGGACCCTCGGAAAG GTGGCTGAGGGCTGTGATGCTGCGGACCCACCGGTTCCTAGGAAATTAAGATCAG CCATAAATAAGCGCACCGGTCgaaatgcttcttcatcaccgcgGCATGCAAAGAAGAGACGCCATCTTTCAGCTATCAGCGCTCAGATTTTTCTCATGGATCACGAAACAAGAACCAGTGAGACCACG ACATCAAACTCCTTCACACAGGAGGAGGAAGTGCTTGCTGATACTTTGCTTGCACTGTCCCAAAACCCCCATGTTTGTGAGGCAACTGCAGCAGAAATGAGAACGGGAGAAGATATCTCAAGCGTAAATATTGCCTCGACATCTTGCTCAGAAG GAGCTATGAAGGAGGATAAGAAATTGATAGTATCGCCAACTGATGATGACGAAGCTATTATTCGGCCTGCCCCCGTAGATCAACAAGTGGAAGAAAATGGCAGTGTTCCACAAAAAAATCCTGATTTAAATGCTCCCCACAACAGCATAATTCTACATTTTTCAAAAGATGGGCAAATACAGGACCTTTCTTTGGGGCTTGACACGATTTTGTCAAGTCCATCTACAGTCTCCTCCAATAACAG TGCCCGGAAGCAGCCGAAACTACAATTTAATGGTAGTCTAAGTCTTGCTAATCCGACAAAGTCTGAGGCTCCTCACTGGCTG GTGAAATGCAGTAAACCTGGTTTTGCGGTACATGATGGGACAAAAGATGATAATAACAGTGTCCAAG TTATGCCTCCGGTCCGGACTCCGCTACCTTGTACGTCGAAAGCATATTCCACAAA TCTCTCTTCAAGCACGTCAGGGGCACTATCAAAACCTGCCACCGAAACTTCTAAAGCTATTGCAAGTGAAAATAATCCAAAG CTTTCCCTTTCTAAAACTGGTGAACCAACAAAGACATGGAAAAAAAGTATTACTCATGTCTATGTGAGTCATCTCATCCAAGCGCATTTAGACAAAGAAAAGGCGTCACAAAACCTAGTAAAACCCGAAGAAAGTTCACGCAGCTGCATGTTGACGACGTCAAGCAGCTCcaccatgaataagaacaaggcgCATTTTGATGCAAGACACCCGGTTCAGCAATCTCTTGGGTTTCGCGATGTGGCTGCTGGTCGGCAGAAAATG GTTGGTAGTAATAATCTCAACATGGCCACTTCAGCGGGATTCTCAGGGGCACAGTATGTTCAGTATCTACATCATCCCCAGATGATCGTCCACCGCGGTCCGACGCCGTATCCGTATCCACATCATCTCCCTTGTAGCAGAGGGAACATAGCGCCTACATTGACAGTTCAGCAG CAGATGCAGCAGTACATGTGCAACCCGGGCTACGCACCCCACCCCGGCCAGCAGGCGATCCCTTCTACCATGAAGCTCCAGCAGTTCGCGCCAACTCCGCAGCAGGAGCAGCAGATGTGGCAGTTCCATTTCGCCCAGTATCACCAACCAAGGCCAGCAGAAGGTGGCGTGCCGGTGTCGTGGCAGAACAGCAGGCTCCAGGACATATCATCCTCCTCCCAGCGACCGATGCTGGCGCCCCGTCCTCCCCCAGCCATGATGCCGCCGCCACAGGTGGAGCTCCTCTGCGCACCATACCAGGGTGGCGGCGGTGGCAGACGACCGCCGCAGCTCAGGCTGATCTAG